One stretch of Saccharopolyspora erythraea DNA includes these proteins:
- the thiD gene encoding bifunctional hydroxymethylpyrimidine kinase/phosphomethylpyrimidine kinase, whose amino-acid sequence MIPNVLSVAGTDPSGGAGIQADLKAFSANGAYGMSVITALVAQTTTGVTAVREVEPEFVTAQLDTLLDDVRVDAVKIGMLANAGIIRAVVAAIDRYAPRHVVLDPVMVAKSGDRLLAAEAVAVLRDELLPRVDLITPNLPEAADLLGEPETTSADDMPAVAERLAGLGAKQVLLKGGHLDGESSVDVLHGGGATDYLTSPRVATTNDHGTGCTLSAAIAALRPQRPDWPSAVREAKQYLTTALRESHRLEVGHGHGPVHHFHQWW is encoded by the coding sequence ATGATTCCCAACGTGCTGTCCGTCGCCGGGACCGATCCCAGCGGCGGCGCCGGCATCCAGGCAGACCTCAAGGCGTTCTCCGCCAACGGCGCCTACGGCATGTCGGTGATCACCGCGCTGGTCGCGCAGACCACCACCGGTGTCACCGCGGTGCGGGAGGTCGAGCCGGAGTTCGTCACCGCCCAGCTCGACACGCTGCTCGACGACGTGCGGGTGGACGCGGTCAAGATCGGCATGCTCGCCAACGCCGGGATCATCCGCGCGGTGGTCGCCGCGATCGACCGGTACGCGCCGCGCCACGTCGTGCTGGACCCGGTGATGGTGGCCAAGAGCGGCGACCGGCTGCTGGCGGCCGAGGCGGTGGCGGTGCTGCGCGACGAGCTGCTGCCGCGCGTGGACCTGATCACGCCGAACCTGCCGGAGGCCGCCGACCTGCTCGGCGAGCCCGAGACCACCAGCGCCGACGACATGCCCGCGGTGGCCGAGCGGCTGGCGGGGCTGGGCGCCAAGCAGGTCCTGCTCAAGGGCGGCCACCTCGACGGCGAGTCCAGTGTGGACGTCCTGCACGGCGGCGGCGCCACCGACTACCTGACCAGCCCGAGGGTCGCGACCACCAACGACCACGGCACCGGCTGCACCCTGTCGGCGGCGATCGCGGCGCTGCGCCCGCAGCGCCCGGACTGGCCGAGCGCGGTCCGCGAGGCCAAGCAGTACCTGACCACCGCGCTGCGCGAGTCCCACCGGCTGGAGGTCGGTCACGGCCACGGGCCGGTGCACCACTTCCACCAGTGGTGGTGA
- the tenA gene encoding thiaminase II — protein sequence MSKLPAPPADGFCARAWARTADLQQAIVEHPFNAALTDGSLDRDRFAFYIVQDARYLVGFAQALAAASSRADDAEDAAFLAGAAQGALVEERRLHAGYVEEFGLTEQEVSGVGTSPSCLAYTSFLRANALTEPYPVVVAALLPCFWVYQHVGSTILEATGGAADHPYHRWISTYADDEFAAAVLSARELTDRLAAAADEPMRERMLAAFVRATEYEWLFWNSAWEREEWPTARWLAGRSVGASAGA from the coding sequence ATGAGCAAGCTCCCCGCCCCGCCCGCCGACGGCTTCTGCGCCCGGGCGTGGGCCCGCACCGCGGATCTCCAGCAGGCGATCGTCGAGCACCCGTTCAACGCGGCGCTCACCGACGGCTCGCTGGACCGCGACCGGTTCGCCTTCTACATCGTTCAGGACGCCCGCTACCTGGTCGGCTTCGCCCAGGCGCTCGCGGCGGCCTCCAGCCGGGCCGACGACGCCGAGGACGCGGCGTTCCTGGCCGGAGCCGCGCAGGGGGCCCTGGTGGAGGAGCGGCGGCTGCACGCCGGTTACGTCGAGGAGTTCGGCCTGACCGAGCAGGAGGTCTCCGGTGTCGGGACCTCGCCTTCGTGCCTGGCCTACACCTCGTTCCTGCGGGCCAACGCGCTGACCGAGCCCTACCCGGTGGTGGTGGCCGCGCTGCTGCCGTGCTTCTGGGTCTACCAGCACGTGGGCAGCACGATCCTGGAGGCCACCGGCGGGGCCGCGGACCACCCCTACCACCGCTGGATCTCCACCTACGCCGACGACGAGTTCGCCGCGGCGGTGCTCTCGGCACGGGAGCTGACCGACCGGCTCGCGGCGGCGGCCGACGAGCCGATGCGGGAGCGGATGCTGGCGGCGTTCGTCCGCGCCACCGAGTACGAGTGGCTGTTCTGGAACAGCGCGTGGGAGCGGGAGGAGTGGCCGACCGCACGTTGGCTCGCGGGCCGCTCCGTGGGAGCATCCGCGGGCGCGTAA